The Skermanella pratensis genome has a window encoding:
- a CDS encoding FtsX-like permease family protein, with product MIVSGLFARSGQMFRLVVADLRRDWAMAVCQVFALAAVLTPLLVLFGLQQGVLGQMLRDLQANPAMREIVPRVTGTNRFDAAWLDAARRRADVAFAVGDARTLAAEVEMVPLARPQAEAVLGVLVPTGPGDPLAATAGEPWASGLDRVVLSFGAARALGAAAGERIQLLVPRRRDGTDETQAHAVTVASILPPDRMAETRRAILVDDRLVLHVQRYRDGFAVPELGWPGAAAETGPQRFERFRLYARTIDDVAPLTAWLRSGGVEPVSRLDEIAPIQALNANLSLILAVISAFAAAGSIVALAATQWSGVERKRRELALLTLIGYGRGWLISLPLAQALLLAALGSALAVGLFAAAAGVINARFPAIGSVASGACRLNPDQLLLAAAITCVLAMGAALLAAARVTRIEPAAALRDT from the coding sequence CCGCTGCTGGTCCTGTTCGGCCTTCAGCAGGGCGTGCTCGGCCAGATGCTGCGCGACCTCCAGGCCAACCCGGCGATGCGCGAGATCGTTCCCCGGGTGACCGGCACCAACCGGTTCGACGCGGCCTGGCTGGACGCCGCCCGGCGCCGGGCCGACGTGGCCTTCGCGGTCGGCGACGCGCGCACGCTGGCGGCGGAGGTCGAGATGGTGCCCCTCGCCCGGCCACAGGCCGAAGCCGTGCTGGGCGTGCTGGTTCCGACGGGACCGGGCGACCCGCTGGCGGCGACGGCGGGGGAGCCCTGGGCCTCGGGGCTGGACAGGGTCGTGCTGTCGTTCGGCGCCGCCCGCGCGCTGGGTGCCGCCGCCGGCGAGCGGATCCAGCTCCTGGTGCCGCGCCGGCGCGACGGCACGGACGAGACCCAGGCCCACGCGGTCACCGTGGCGTCCATCCTGCCGCCCGACCGCATGGCCGAGACAAGGCGGGCGATCCTGGTGGACGACAGGCTGGTCCTGCACGTGCAGCGCTACCGCGACGGCTTCGCGGTGCCCGAACTGGGCTGGCCGGGAGCAGCCGCCGAAACCGGACCCCAGCGCTTCGAACGCTTCCGGCTCTACGCCCGGACCATCGACGACGTGGCGCCGCTGACCGCCTGGCTGCGCTCAGGCGGCGTGGAGCCGGTCAGCCGGCTCGACGAGATAGCGCCCATCCAGGCGCTCAATGCCAACCTGAGCCTGATCCTGGCCGTCATCAGCGCCTTCGCCGCGGCCGGCTCGATCGTGGCCCTGGCCGCGACCCAGTGGAGCGGGGTCGAGCGCAAGCGGCGCGAGCTGGCCCTGCTTACCCTGATCGGATACGGCCGGGGCTGGCTGATCAGTCTGCCCCTCGCCCAGGCGCTGCTGCTCGCGGCGCTCGGATCGGCCCTGGCGGTCGGCCTGTTCGCGGCGGCCGCCGGGGTGATCAACGCCCGTTTCCCGGCGATCGGATCGGTCGCGTCCGGCGCCTGCCGGCTGAACCCCGACCAGCTGCTGCTGGCCGCCGCGATCACCTGCGTGCTCGCCATGGGGGCCGCCCTGCTGGCGGCGGCCCGCGTGACCCGGATCGAGCCGGCCGCCGCCCTGCGGGATACCTGA
- a CDS encoding formylglycine-generating enzyme family protein: MTMPRSIPFRFAALLLASLLWPAAAGAAATPWPEDLYNPAPAAGDLVLPMPCGGAMAFRPVVVPAKDLLDDRRIAVGGTEESVGYKENQRADFIAGGFSDPKEKGKRTYYIGKYEVSRLQLASVGAECPTPDDDSRLPAVSLTWREASDFADAYTVWLLANARKDLPKEAGQAGFVRLPTEAEWEYAARGGALVSEADFAAPLFPMAEPLSAYAYYGGAESSNNELQWIGLLQPNPLGLHDVLGNASELTAELFRLNRLSRLHGQAGGYVVRGGDYLTGGSLIRSAARDEFPPYDDRGPRRQKTVGFRVVFVPPVLPSPERVREVQAVWGKLPESGGSTLSEPVQDDPLKEIETLAGAVQDPQVRQRLKGLGAVVAANIKTRNDQRDRAARASLNLATWLAGNLRVDTRKILGLEETAALGNEVVRARIPNDIAALRGTIGYYRDTLRYLLNDYPRTVREEQARVLRQELEARQATGQAVLVEAVTRDSERYQRDGDLPADQVELQLRRELCAGEVSKAFPSACRPFRR; encoded by the coding sequence ATGACGATGCCGAGATCCATTCCCTTCCGTTTCGCAGCCCTCCTCCTGGCGTCCTTGCTCTGGCCGGCCGCGGCGGGTGCCGCCGCGACGCCTTGGCCGGAAGACCTCTACAACCCGGCGCCCGCGGCGGGCGATCTCGTCCTGCCGATGCCGTGCGGCGGCGCCATGGCGTTCCGGCCCGTGGTGGTCCCGGCCAAGGACCTGCTGGACGACCGCCGCATCGCGGTCGGCGGGACGGAGGAGAGTGTCGGCTACAAGGAGAACCAGCGGGCCGACTTCATCGCCGGCGGCTTCAGCGATCCCAAGGAGAAGGGCAAGCGCACCTATTACATCGGCAAGTACGAGGTCTCCCGGCTTCAGCTCGCCTCGGTGGGCGCCGAGTGCCCCACGCCCGACGACGACTCGCGCCTGCCCGCCGTCTCGCTGACCTGGCGGGAGGCGTCCGATTTCGCCGACGCCTATACGGTATGGCTGCTGGCCAACGCCAGGAAGGACCTGCCGAAGGAGGCCGGGCAGGCGGGATTCGTCCGGCTGCCGACCGAGGCGGAGTGGGAATATGCCGCCCGGGGCGGTGCCCTGGTCTCCGAAGCCGACTTCGCGGCCCCGCTGTTCCCCATGGCCGAACCGCTCTCGGCCTATGCCTATTACGGCGGCGCGGAATCGTCCAACAACGAGCTGCAATGGATCGGGCTGCTTCAGCCCAACCCGCTCGGCCTGCACGACGTGCTGGGCAACGCGTCGGAGCTGACGGCGGAGCTGTTCCGGCTGAACCGCCTGTCCCGCCTGCACGGGCAGGCCGGCGGCTACGTGGTGCGCGGCGGCGACTACCTGACCGGCGGGTCGTTGATCCGCAGTGCCGCGCGCGACGAGTTTCCGCCCTATGACGACCGCGGCCCGCGCCGGCAGAAGACCGTCGGCTTCCGCGTCGTGTTCGTGCCGCCGGTCCTGCCCTCGCCCGAACGGGTGCGCGAGGTCCAGGCGGTCTGGGGCAAGCTGCCCGAATCGGGGGGAAGCACGCTTTCCGAGCCGGTGCAGGACGACCCCCTGAAGGAGATCGAGACGCTCGCCGGCGCCGTCCAGGATCCGCAGGTCCGCCAGCGGCTCAAGGGCCTGGGCGCCGTCGTCGCCGCCAACATCAAGACCCGCAACGACCAGCGCGACCGCGCTGCGCGCGCCAGCCTGAACCTCGCGACCTGGCTTGCCGGCAACCTGCGGGTGGACACCCGCAAGATTCTCGGCCTGGAGGAGACCGCGGCGCTCGGCAACGAGGTGGTGAGGGCCCGCATTCCCAACGACATCGCCGCGTTGCGCGGCACCATCGGCTATTATCGGGACACCCTCCGATACCTGCTGAACGATTATCCGAGGACCGTCCGCGAGGAGCAGGCCCGCGTGCTGCGCCAGGAATTGGAGGCGCGGCAGGCGACCGGGCAGGCCGTCCTGGTGGAGGCGGTCACGCGGGACAGCGAGCGCTACCAGCGCGACGGCGACCTGCCGGCCGACCAGGTCGAACTCCAGCTCCGGCGGGAGCTTTGCGCCGGCGAGGTCAGCAAGGCGTTCCCCAGCGCCTGCCGGCCGTTCCGCCGGTGA
- a CDS encoding ABC transporter permease yields MTEVLRRYGPVLTAIIVALCAFWVVMLVVLPQILMIDFSLRPSLPPSRVGGPDDVYTVQNYVTLWNNAIHRSIFLQTIWASALVTALTFAVCYPVAYFMAQVARPRTLPLLVLLLVIPFWINELLRTFAWYIILAFNGPLNLLLVHLGLIDRPIRFLGSPAGVIVGMVYVYILFMVFPLYNAIESLDRNQIEAARDLGSGWLRIHRRIVIPHAKPGIAVGCIMTFMLAAGSYAVPALLGGPNSRWFTEIIYNWFFEGGNWNQGAAYAFILLVLCVGFILLMMRLFKVGLTDVAK; encoded by the coding sequence ATGACCGAGGTGCTGCGCCGCTACGGCCCGGTGCTGACCGCGATCATCGTCGCGCTGTGCGCCTTCTGGGTGGTCATGCTGGTCGTGCTGCCCCAGATCCTGATGATCGACTTCTCGTTGCGGCCAAGCCTGCCGCCGTCCCGCGTCGGCGGACCGGACGACGTCTATACCGTCCAAAACTACGTTACGTTGTGGAACAACGCGATTCACCGGAGCATCTTCCTCCAGACCATCTGGGCCAGCGCCCTGGTGACGGCGCTGACCTTCGCGGTATGCTACCCCGTGGCCTATTTCATGGCCCAGGTGGCCCGGCCCCGGACGCTGCCGCTGCTGGTCCTGCTGCTGGTCATCCCGTTCTGGATCAACGAACTGCTGCGCACCTTCGCCTGGTACATCATCCTGGCGTTCAACGGGCCCTTGAACCTGCTGCTGGTACATCTGGGGTTGATCGACCGGCCCATCCGCTTCCTGGGCAGCCCGGCCGGCGTGATCGTCGGCATGGTCTATGTCTATATCCTGTTCATGGTGTTCCCGCTCTACAACGCGATCGAATCCCTCGACCGCAACCAGATCGAGGCGGCGCGCGACCTGGGGAGCGGCTGGCTGCGCATCCATCGCCGCATCGTCATCCCGCACGCCAAGCCCGGCATCGCGGTCGGCTGCATCATGACCTTCATGCTGGCCGCCGGCAGCTACGCCGTGCCGGCCCTGCTCGGCGGCCCCAACAGCCGCTGGTTCACCGAGATCATCTACAACTGGTTCTTCGAGGGCGGAAACTGGAACCAGGGCGCCGCCTACGCCTTCATCCTGCTGGTCCTGTGCGTGGGCTTCATCCTGCTGATGATGCGGCTCTTCAAGGTCGGCCTGACCGATGTCGCCAAATAG
- a CDS encoding ABC transporter ATP-binding protein, producing the protein MSQDIELDHVTMRFGALTAVSDVHLTIPAGEFFSFLGPSGCGKTTILRMISGFMEPTSGAIRIGGRDMAGIGPNKRPTALIFQNLALFPLMTVAENIGFGLEVRGVASADRRRRVQQLLDLVALPDTADKKVTELSGGQRQRIAIARALAVEPAVLLLDEPLSALDLKLRQHMRSELREIQKRTGVTFIYITHDQGEALTMSDRIGVMSRGVLQQVGDGRTIYDDPASAFVASFVGESNRFTGRVMAAAGGRAAIETPAGKLIGRNPRDLREGDQAILFVRPERVRADDGTAENNLIRTRVSHQDFEGAFVNIFLEPVQERPILFQTANTGGNNHAWRPGAEAAVSFRPEDAVVLPPSDDAP; encoded by the coding sequence ATGAGCCAGGATATCGAACTCGATCACGTCACCATGCGCTTCGGCGCGCTGACGGCGGTCTCCGACGTGCACCTGACCATTCCGGCAGGGGAATTCTTCAGCTTCCTGGGGCCTTCGGGCTGCGGCAAGACCACCATCCTGCGGATGATCTCCGGCTTCATGGAGCCGACGTCGGGGGCCATCCGGATCGGCGGCCGGGACATGGCCGGCATCGGCCCGAACAAGCGGCCGACCGCCCTGATCTTCCAGAACCTGGCGCTGTTCCCGCTGATGACGGTGGCGGAGAATATCGGCTTCGGCCTGGAGGTGCGGGGCGTCGCCTCGGCCGACCGCCGGCGCCGCGTTCAGCAACTGCTCGACCTCGTGGCCCTGCCGGACACCGCGGACAAGAAGGTGACCGAACTGTCCGGCGGCCAGCGCCAGCGCATCGCCATCGCCCGGGCGCTCGCGGTGGAGCCGGCGGTGCTGCTTCTGGACGAGCCGCTGTCCGCCCTGGACCTCAAGCTGCGTCAGCACATGCGTTCGGAACTGCGCGAGATCCAGAAGCGGACCGGCGTCACCTTCATCTACATCACCCACGACCAGGGGGAGGCGCTGACCATGTCCGACCGGATCGGCGTGATGTCGCGCGGCGTGCTCCAGCAGGTCGGCGACGGGCGGACCATCTACGACGATCCGGCCAGCGCCTTCGTCGCCAGCTTCGTGGGGGAGAGCAACCGCTTCACCGGGCGGGTCATGGCGGCGGCCGGCGGCCGGGCCGCCATCGAGACCCCGGCCGGCAAGCTGATCGGGCGCAACCCGCGCGACCTGCGCGAGGGCGACCAGGCCATCCTGTTCGTCCGGCCCGAACGGGTCCGCGCCGACGACGGCACGGCGGAGAACAACCTGATCCGCACGCGGGTCAGCCATCAGGACTTCGAGGGCGCCTTCGTCAACATCTTCCTGGAGCCGGTGCAGGAACGCCCGATCCTGTTCCAGACCGCCAATACCGGGGGCAACAACCACGCGTGGCGGCCCGGGGCGGAGGCGGCGGTCAGCTTCCGGCCCGAGGACGCCGTCGTCCTGCCGCCGTCCGACGACGCCCCATGA
- a CDS encoding extracellular solute-binding protein, which yields MTDSAEKLSSQATQRAARAFTRRTLLKGAAAAGALSAAGPFIVRNARAASGEVKLFAWSGYISPEMIADFEKKTGIKAVLTEYGTNDELLNQLRASGGAGFDVIMPTVDRVPNYVEYELVQPLDESKVNFDGCIDSAVKGSAGMGGVVGGKRYLAPSDWGTEAIAFDNTVAKLQYGQASYGDLWKPEYKGQVTVRGHSSLIGIALWLESQGKLPHPVREQFTQEDKARANFDAIIKVATENKPSVGQFWSNENEAQGAFRTNGCVIGQTWDSSAATLRKENLPIRFVAPKEGALAWMEGFCITKGAQNLAQAYEWINWYYTPQAGALYSNHTSINTTAKGAEQYLSDFNKQFFADAYPGDALDKLWWWPIQEAWYVSIRNEYQDRFLAA from the coding sequence ATGACTGACTCAGCGGAAAAACTGTCCAGCCAGGCGACGCAGCGTGCCGCCAGGGCTTTCACCCGCCGGACCCTGCTCAAGGGCGCCGCCGCCGCGGGCGCCCTGTCCGCGGCCGGCCCCTTCATCGTGCGCAATGCCCGCGCCGCCTCGGGCGAGGTCAAGCTGTTCGCCTGGTCCGGCTATATCTCTCCCGAGATGATCGCCGACTTCGAGAAGAAGACCGGCATCAAGGCGGTGCTGACCGAGTACGGCACCAACGACGAGCTGCTGAACCAGCTCCGCGCGTCGGGCGGGGCCGGCTTCGACGTGATCATGCCGACCGTCGACCGCGTCCCGAACTATGTGGAGTACGAGCTGGTCCAGCCGCTGGACGAGTCCAAGGTCAATTTCGACGGCTGCATCGATTCGGCGGTCAAGGGGTCCGCCGGCATGGGCGGCGTGGTCGGCGGCAAGCGCTACCTGGCGCCCAGCGACTGGGGCACCGAGGCGATCGCCTTCGACAACACCGTCGCCAAGCTCCAGTACGGCCAAGCCAGCTACGGCGACCTGTGGAAGCCGGAATACAAGGGCCAGGTCACCGTGCGCGGCCATTCCAGCCTGATCGGCATCGCGCTGTGGCTGGAATCCCAGGGCAAGCTGCCCCATCCGGTGCGCGAGCAGTTCACCCAGGAGGACAAGGCGCGGGCCAACTTCGACGCGATCATCAAGGTCGCGACCGAGAACAAGCCGTCGGTCGGCCAGTTCTGGTCCAACGAGAACGAGGCCCAGGGCGCCTTCCGCACCAACGGCTGCGTGATCGGCCAGACCTGGGACAGTTCCGCGGCCACGCTCCGCAAGGAGAACCTGCCGATCCGCTTCGTGGCACCCAAGGAAGGGGCGCTCGCCTGGATGGAAGGCTTCTGCATCACCAAGGGGGCGCAGAACCTGGCGCAGGCCTACGAGTGGATCAACTGGTACTACACGCCCCAGGCCGGCGCGCTCTATTCCAACCATACCAGCATCAACACGACGGCCAAAGGCGCCGAGCAGTATCTCAGCGACTTCAACAAGCAGTTCTTCGCCGACGCCTATCCGGGTGACGCCCTGGACAAGCTTTGGTGGTGGCCGATCCAGGAGGCGTGGTACGTCTCCATCCGCAACGAGTACCAGGACCGCTTCCTGGCGGCGTAA
- a CDS encoding alkaline phosphatase family protein translates to MNTRPSRLRNVLLILADQWRGDCLSALGHACVRTPHLDALAAEGTLFRRHFGQASPCGPARASLLTGMYLQNHRSVANGTPLDARHTNLALEARRLGHAPALFGYTDTSPDPRRHDPADPALRSYEGVMPGFDPVCQLTESIEPWAEHLRAKGYPMPEHARGIYRTAEPFGPAVYRAEDSDTAFLADRVATWLEGRGRQPWFALAAFIRPHPPWVAPDPYHRLIDPAATPPAVRPPDWRTESDGHPWLAWQLARQRTDCWVEGADLDPRILDAGTLARLRATYYGLVAEFDAQVGRIMALLRETGALDDTLVIVTSDHGEMLGDHWMLGKAGYFDEAYHVPLIVRDPDRSGGVTVDAFTEHVDLMPTILEWLGGTPPAQCDGRSLLPLLGGSPVPEDWRRHAHWEFDFRDVARGEAERALGLRPGQCVLNVLRGERYKYVHFAGLPPLFFDLDADPGQFRNLADDPAHAALVRDHAQALLSWRMENDERVLANMLLTPDGVVGG, encoded by the coding sequence ATGAACACCCGCCCCTCCCGCCTGCGCAACGTGCTGTTGATCCTGGCCGACCAGTGGCGCGGCGACTGCCTGTCGGCGCTGGGCCATGCTTGCGTGCGCACGCCGCACCTGGACGCCCTCGCCGCCGAGGGCACGCTGTTCCGCCGTCATTTCGGGCAGGCGAGCCCCTGCGGGCCGGCGCGCGCCTCCCTGCTGACGGGAATGTATCTCCAGAACCACCGGTCCGTCGCCAACGGCACCCCGCTGGACGCCCGGCACACCAACCTGGCGCTGGAGGCGCGCCGACTCGGCCATGCCCCGGCCCTGTTCGGCTATACCGACACCTCGCCCGACCCGCGCCGGCACGATCCGGCCGATCCGGCGCTCCGCAGCTACGAAGGCGTGATGCCGGGCTTCGATCCGGTCTGCCAGCTGACCGAATCGATCGAACCGTGGGCGGAACACCTGCGGGCCAAAGGCTATCCGATGCCGGAGCATGCCCGCGGGATTTACCGCACGGCCGAGCCCTTCGGACCGGCAGTCTACCGGGCGGAGGACAGCGACACCGCCTTCCTCGCCGACCGCGTGGCCACCTGGCTGGAGGGACGCGGCCGTCAGCCCTGGTTCGCCCTGGCCGCCTTCATCCGGCCGCACCCGCCCTGGGTCGCGCCCGATCCCTACCACCGCCTGATCGATCCCGCCGCGACGCCGCCGGCGGTGCGCCCCCCGGACTGGCGGACGGAGTCGGATGGGCATCCCTGGCTGGCCTGGCAACTCGCCCGCCAGCGGACCGATTGCTGGGTGGAGGGAGCGGACCTGGACCCGCGCATCTTGGATGCCGGCACCCTGGCCCGGCTGCGCGCGACCTATTACGGGCTGGTCGCCGAGTTCGACGCCCAGGTCGGCCGGATCATGGCACTGCTGAGGGAGACCGGCGCGCTGGACGACACTCTGGTGATCGTCACGTCCGACCACGGCGAGATGCTGGGCGACCACTGGATGCTGGGCAAGGCCGGCTATTTCGACGAGGCCTACCATGTGCCGCTGATCGTTCGGGACCCGGATCGGTCCGGCGGCGTGACGGTGGACGCCTTCACCGAGCATGTGGACCTGATGCCGACGATCCTGGAGTGGCTGGGCGGCACCCCGCCGGCCCAGTGCGACGGCCGCTCGCTGCTGCCGCTGCTGGGCGGATCGCCCGTTCCGGAGGATTGGCGCCGCCATGCCCACTGGGAGTTCGACTTCCGCGACGTGGCCCGAGGCGAAGCGGAGCGGGCGCTGGGGCTGCGTCCCGGCCAGTGCGTGCTCAACGTTCTGCGCGGCGAGCGCTACAAGTATGTCCACTTCGCCGGCCTGCCGCCGCTGTTCTTCGACCTCGACGCCGACCCCGGGCAGTTCCGGAACCTGGCCGACGATCCCGCCCATGCGGCCCTGGTCCGCGACCATGCCCAGGCGCTGCTGTCCTGGCGGATGGAGAACGACGAGCGGGTGCTGGCGAACATGCTGCTGACCCCGGATGGGGTGGTGGGCGGATGA
- a CDS encoding trypsin-like serine protease yields MFKLVFSIFIVSTTLNGGTILPALAQDSTPPVIMEPPTLGTAADTQILGPGSEKLQREDWEATLKHYFSKQDGETYTCTSTIVGDKVLLTAAHRIGQGSEAQVKLDLKTSTVVCEHFSGYDGKIAGDVAICRTKDNKPFSANFRFENVDLSGTRVKKDTKLFLAGFGCRAVDKRFGGTLYGGLSRLFEISKEDGKHHLTREGVTICPGDSGGGAYALQDMSQPKGKRYFVAINSAWDPATLISYLAPINTPGIVKFINEYATRHGLKICGVHPDAQRCKN; encoded by the coding sequence ATGTTTAAATTAGTTTTTTCTATTTTTATAGTTTCGACAACACTGAACGGAGGCACCATTCTCCCCGCACTGGCGCAAGATTCGACACCCCCCGTGATCATGGAACCCCCGACCCTGGGAACTGCAGCAGATACTCAAATTCTAGGCCCCGGCAGTGAAAAACTGCAGAGAGAAGATTGGGAGGCAACTCTAAAACATTACTTTAGCAAACAAGATGGAGAAACATACACCTGCACCAGCACCATCGTCGGTGACAAAGTATTATTGACAGCCGCGCATCGTATAGGCCAAGGCAGTGAAGCTCAGGTCAAGCTGGATCTGAAGACCTCCACTGTCGTTTGCGAGCATTTTTCTGGATATGATGGCAAAATCGCTGGCGATGTTGCTATTTGCCGAACTAAAGACAACAAGCCGTTCAGCGCCAATTTTCGCTTCGAGAATGTCGACCTTTCAGGTACCCGCGTAAAGAAGGATACTAAACTGTTCCTTGCTGGCTTCGGCTGCCGTGCCGTCGATAAAAGATTTGGCGGCACCCTCTATGGCGGGCTCTCAAGGCTTTTTGAGATCTCCAAGGAGGATGGGAAACATCACTTGACTCGCGAGGGAGTGACCATTTGCCCTGGGGACAGCGGCGGCGGTGCCTATGCGTTGCAGGACATGTCACAACCGAAAGGCAAACGCTATTTCGTTGCAATCAATTCCGCATGGGACCCAGCGACACTGATCTCCTACCTTGCGCCGATCAATACCCCCGGCATCGTGAAGTTCATCAACGAGTACGCGACCCGGCATGGTTTGAAGATTTGCGGAGTGCATCCCGATGCGCAACGATGCAAGAATTGA